One window of Alosa sapidissima isolate fAloSap1 chromosome 21, fAloSap1.pri, whole genome shotgun sequence genomic DNA carries:
- the fam133b gene encoding protein FAM133 isoform X3 produces the protein MGKRDNRVAYLNPIAAARARGPAPNAGPSIQDYLSRPRPTWEEVKEQLEKKKKGSRALADFEDKMNERWKKELEKNRERVLGRGEKKDKTDKDKKEKKKKDKKKSSRHSSSSSSSSSSSDSSSSSSSESDDEDEKKSSKKKKKKKRAAVKKESDSSSSGSDADSKDSSMKKKRKLAEVGEPEVKVESEVKTEAEVKAEPQSDEMEEGLESEEKEGEYRKKTVIVERRMEVRKMVVEEKKLPEELTADEKKNTEKKSSEEREKSTDKSKKKKKKKHKKHGKKKKKRERSSSDSD, from the exons ATGGGGAAACGAGATAATAGAGTG GCATATTTGAACCCCATTGCTGCAGCCCGAGCGAGAGGACCGGCGCCTAATGCTGGGCCTTCAATTCAAGATTACCTGAGCAGACCAAGGCCGACATG GGAAGAGGTGAAGGAACAGctagagaagaagaagaaaggctCAAGAGCTCTGGCAGATTTTGAGGACAAGATGAATGAG agATGGAAAAAGGAGCTGGAAAAGAACAGAGAGCGAGTGCTTGGTAGAGGTGAGAAGAAGGACAAGACAGACAAGGACAAGAAGGAG aagaagaagaaggataAGAAGAAATCTAGTAGG CattcttcatcttcctcctcctcctcatcgagTTCTGATTCCTCCAGCAGCTCCTCTTCAGAGTCTGATGATGAG GATGAGAAAAAGAGCtctaaaaagaagaaaaagaagaaacgtGCTGCAGTGAAGAAAGAATCTGATAGTTCCTCTTCAGGTTCCGATGCAGACAGCAAG GATTCCTCcatgaagaagaagaggaagctgGCTGAGGTGGGTGAACCTGAGGTTAAGGTCGAGTCTGAGGTGAAGACTGAAGCAGAAGTGAAAGCCGAGCCTCAAAGTGACGAGATGGAAGAAGGCCTGGAGTCCGAAGAGAAAGAG GGTGAGTACAGGAAGAAGACTGTGATcgtggagaggaggatggaggtgaGGAagatggtggtggaggagaagaAGCTGCCCGAGGAGCTGACTGCAGACGAgaagaaaaacacagagaagaagagctctgaggagagggagaaatccACA GATAAatcaaagaagaagaaaaagaagaagcacAAGAAGCATggcaagaaaaagaagaagagagagaggtcaaGCTCGGACTCGGACTGA
- the fam133b gene encoding protein FAM133 isoform X2, with protein MGKRDNRVAYLNPIAAARARGPAPNAGPSIQDYLSRPRPTWEEVKEQLEKKKKGSRALADFEDKMNERWKKELEKNRERVLGRGEKKDKTDKDKKEKKKDKKKSSRHSSSSSSSSSSSDSSSSSSSESDDEDEKKSSKKKKKKKRAAVKKESDSSSSGSDADSKDSSMKKKRKLAEVGEPEVKVESEVKTEAEVKAEPQSDEMEEGLESEEKEDGDRTFVLLGWKPIDAELEGEYRKKTVIVERRMEVRKMVVEEKKLPEELTADEKKNTEKKSSEEREKSTDKSKKKKKKKHKKHGKKKKKRERSSSDSD; from the exons ATGGGGAAACGAGATAATAGAGTG GCATATTTGAACCCCATTGCTGCAGCCCGAGCGAGAGGACCGGCGCCTAATGCTGGGCCTTCAATTCAAGATTACCTGAGCAGACCAAGGCCGACATG GGAAGAGGTGAAGGAACAGctagagaagaagaagaaaggctCAAGAGCTCTGGCAGATTTTGAGGACAAGATGAATGAG agATGGAAAAAGGAGCTGGAAAAGAACAGAGAGCGAGTGCTTGGTAGAGGTGAGAAGAAGGACAAGACAGACAAGGACAAGAAGGAG aagaagaaggataAGAAGAAATCTAGTAGG CattcttcatcttcctcctcctcctcatcgagTTCTGATTCCTCCAGCAGCTCCTCTTCAGAGTCTGATGATGAG GATGAGAAAAAGAGCtctaaaaagaagaaaaagaagaaacgtGCTGCAGTGAAGAAAGAATCTGATAGTTCCTCTTCAGGTTCCGATGCAGACAGCAAG GATTCCTCcatgaagaagaagaggaagctgGCTGAGGTGGGTGAACCTGAGGTTAAGGTCGAGTCTGAGGTGAAGACTGAAGCAGAAGTGAAAGCCGAGCCTCAAAGTGACGAGATGGAAGAAGGCCTGGAGTCCGAAGAGAAAGAG GACGGTGATAGGACTTTCGTTCTTTTAGGATGGAAGCCAATTGATGCTGAACTAGAA GGTGAGTACAGGAAGAAGACTGTGATcgtggagaggaggatggaggtgaGGAagatggtggtggaggagaagaAGCTGCCCGAGGAGCTGACTGCAGACGAgaagaaaaacacagagaagaagagctctgaggagagggagaaatccACA GATAAatcaaagaagaagaaaaagaagaagcacAAGAAGCATggcaagaaaaagaagaagagagagaggtcaaGCTCGGACTCGGACTGA
- the fam133b gene encoding protein FAM133 isoform X1 has product MGKRDNRVAYLNPIAAARARGPAPNAGPSIQDYLSRPRPTWEEVKEQLEKKKKGSRALADFEDKMNERWKKELEKNRERVLGRGEKKDKTDKDKKEKKKKDKKKSSRHSSSSSSSSSSSDSSSSSSSESDDEDEKKSSKKKKKKKRAAVKKESDSSSSGSDADSKDSSMKKKRKLAEVGEPEVKVESEVKTEAEVKAEPQSDEMEEGLESEEKEDGDRTFVLLGWKPIDAELEGEYRKKTVIVERRMEVRKMVVEEKKLPEELTADEKKNTEKKSSEEREKSTDKSKKKKKKKHKKHGKKKKKRERSSSDSD; this is encoded by the exons ATGGGGAAACGAGATAATAGAGTG GCATATTTGAACCCCATTGCTGCAGCCCGAGCGAGAGGACCGGCGCCTAATGCTGGGCCTTCAATTCAAGATTACCTGAGCAGACCAAGGCCGACATG GGAAGAGGTGAAGGAACAGctagagaagaagaagaaaggctCAAGAGCTCTGGCAGATTTTGAGGACAAGATGAATGAG agATGGAAAAAGGAGCTGGAAAAGAACAGAGAGCGAGTGCTTGGTAGAGGTGAGAAGAAGGACAAGACAGACAAGGACAAGAAGGAG aagaagaagaaggataAGAAGAAATCTAGTAGG CattcttcatcttcctcctcctcctcatcgagTTCTGATTCCTCCAGCAGCTCCTCTTCAGAGTCTGATGATGAG GATGAGAAAAAGAGCtctaaaaagaagaaaaagaagaaacgtGCTGCAGTGAAGAAAGAATCTGATAGTTCCTCTTCAGGTTCCGATGCAGACAGCAAG GATTCCTCcatgaagaagaagaggaagctgGCTGAGGTGGGTGAACCTGAGGTTAAGGTCGAGTCTGAGGTGAAGACTGAAGCAGAAGTGAAAGCCGAGCCTCAAAGTGACGAGATGGAAGAAGGCCTGGAGTCCGAAGAGAAAGAG GACGGTGATAGGACTTTCGTTCTTTTAGGATGGAAGCCAATTGATGCTGAACTAGAA GGTGAGTACAGGAAGAAGACTGTGATcgtggagaggaggatggaggtgaGGAagatggtggtggaggagaagaAGCTGCCCGAGGAGCTGACTGCAGACGAgaagaaaaacacagagaagaagagctctgaggagagggagaaatccACA GATAAatcaaagaagaagaaaaagaagaagcacAAGAAGCATggcaagaaaaagaagaagagagagaggtcaaGCTCGGACTCGGACTGA